In Sphingomonas crocodyli, the genomic window GGCGAGGCCGATATCCTTCGGGCCGACTTCGACACCGACGCCGTACATCATGTCGCTGCGATCGCCGAAGCCCTTGCGGCCGTTGACCCACTGGTAGCCGACCGAGGCGTAGATCAGCCCGCTCTGGCCCGCGCGCGCGCCAAAGCGGCCCTTCACGCCATATTCCCAGTCGATATCCTTGAAGCCCTTGGCGACATTGCCTTCGACACCGACGAAGACCGGGCCGAGCGGCATGTTCACGCCTGCCACACCCTCGATCAGCGCGCCGCCCATGCCGGCACGGCCGGGAACGCTGCCGAACTCGCTGTCGCGATCGAGACTGTGATAACCGCCGAGGATGCCGACATAGGGTTCGAAGCCGACGGCGGGTTCGCTGCCATCGGGCGACGTATCCTGCGCATAAGCGGCAGAACCGATCGACGCCGCAAGCGCGGCTGCGATGAGAGCAATTTTCATGGGGTATTCTCCAACTACTTTAATCTTCCGATGCGCGCTGCTGTTGCGTTGCGAGCACGGGCATCAGAACCGGCGCTGGAGCACTTTGTTCAATTAACTGAAAATGAACGATAATTTGTGGCAAATATACCACATCGGCTTATCCCGCGGTGCAATCGGCCTGTCCTGCTCCCTATAACCGTCATCCCGGCGGAGGCCGGGATCTCAGGAGATTGGGAGATGAGCACGACGCAGGAGGCGCCTGAGATCCCGGCCTCCGCCGGGATGACGAAAGAAGGCTATTTCGCTGCCACCGGATAGCTGATGATCAGCGCCAGCGGCTCCTTGCCGGTCTGGCGGATTCCGACATTCGCGCCGGTGTAGAGATAGGCGGCCATGCCGGGCTTGAGCGGCTTGTCGACCCCGTCCGAACTGACGACACCCTCGCCCGAGAGGACATAATAAACCTCGTCATGCGCGATAGGATGGAGGCCGATCGCGGCACCGACGTGGAGGACGCGCTTGCGAAACTCCATCGTGCGCGGCTGGGGCACCGCGTCGCTGATGCGATAGGCGGTGCTCATGCCGATTGCGCCGTGCGGCACCGGTTCGTCCCGCATCACGTCACGCTCGTCAATGACCGCCATTGGCGGCGCGGCAGCGAGGATAAGGGCGATTAAAGGGGTCATGTCACTGTCCTCCCATCGTTACCGGCAAACAATCGTTACTGACCACCTTGCCGCATCATCTTGTCGCGATCGGACAGATGCTCGGCGATCGCTTCCTTCTGGCCGGGATAGCGGCCCGATTTCGGCTCCATCGTGTCGAGGTTCCAGTCGGCCTCGACGAAGGGGGCCTTGGTGGGTTTGAACTGCGGATAGCCGCCGACGAGCTTTTCATCGTCGATGATCTCGCCGCGCCCTTCGGCGACGAAGAACAGGACGCGCAGATCGTCGGCATCACGATCCCAGGGGCGCGCGCCGGCATGCCAGAGGACATGGGTTTCGACGTCGCGCGACGGCAGGATATCGAGCCCATCCCACGCCGTCGGCGGGGCTTTCTCCTCGATCAGCTTCGCGCGGGTTTCACCGTAGCGGCCGAACATCGGCAGGGCTGCGCCCCATTTATCGACAGCGATATTGTCCTTGCCGAAATAGCGCAGATCGCCGTCGCCGCCGAGCATGAGGAAGGGCATGCCCGGCGCGGTCGAGACGCCGCCGCGCAGGACGTTGCCGATCGCGGTCAACTGCCCGTCCTGATAGGGATGCTCACCCCATTCGAGCGCCATGAGGTTGTAGTGGATGCCGCGCTCACCCGGATCATAGATGATGTTGTTCACCACCTCGGCGTGGACGCCGCCCTTGAGCAGCGGATTGCGCTCCTTATTGTGCGCGTAAATGTTACGATAGATCAGGATGTTGGTGGCGTTGTCGTGAAGGAGCGTGCCCTTCGAATGCTCGCCCTTCGGGTGGCTGGCATTGGCCAGTCCCTCGGCCGCGATATTATAGCTGAAGGTGATGTCGTGCGAGGTGCCCTTGCGCCATTCCTCGGGCGTCTTGCCGGTGAAACGCGGGCCGGAGGCCGACATATTCTCATCGATCGCCCAGCCGAAGGTGCAGTGATCGATGATCACGTTCGATGCGGCGACGGTGGAAAGCGCGTCCGCCTCCCACCCGCTCAGATGCGGCTGGCCATCGACGCCGGTGCGCACGCGGATATGGCGCATGATCACGTCGTGGGTCGCGATGTCGATGCCGGTGCGGATCAGCGTGATACCCGGCGACGGCGCGGTCTGGCCGGCGATCGTCAGATAAGGTTCGGTGATCTTGAGACCCTGCCGCCCCAGATCGATCACGCCGGCGACTTCGAACACGACGATGCGCGGGCCCTTCGCCTCGATCGCGGCCTTGAAACTGCCAGGGCCATCGGACGCGAGCGTGGTGACGCGGATGATCCGTCCGCCCCGTCCGCCGGGGGTTTTCGCGGCCCAGCCGACCGCGCCGGGAAAGGCGATCGGCGCAGCAGAAACACCGGACACAGGCTTTGGTTGTGCGGCGGAAAGTCCGCTGGAGGCCAGCACGACCGCGCCGAGCAGCAGACCGAGTTTTGAGCGACGCTTCATCATTACTCCTCTTCCCGTCATGTTCTTGACATCCCCGCAACACAGGAGCAAGGGGTTTTGACACCGGTGTCTGTGAACGGTCCAGCCAGGCCAGAAGCTGACGCGACAGACGGCAGAAATGCACCGGGAACAGGGCTGAAAGGGATGTCATGATGAAGGTTATTCGCTCCTCGCGTATCGATTCGCGCCGGTATTTGCTGGCCGCAGCATCGGTTGCCGCCATCACGCTGGGCGCCACGCCCGCTTTCGCGCAGGAAGCGCCGGCCGAGGTCGCTGACGAAACCGCACAGGAAATCGTTGTCACCGGTTTCCGCCAGTCGCTGAACTCGGCGATCGCGGCGAAGCGCGAAGCCACTGGCGTCGTCGACGTCATCAAGGCCGAGGACATCGCCGACTTCCCCGACAACAACCTGGCCGAGTCGATCCAGCGCATCCCCGGCATCGCGATCAACCGCGATCAGGGCGAAGGCCGCAACATTTCGGTCCGCGGCCTCGGCCCGATCTTCACCCGCGTCCGCATCAACGGGATCGAGGGCCTCTCGACCACCGGCGGCACCGACAGCTCGGGCGGCGCGAACCGCGGCCGCCAGTTCGATTTCAACACCTTCGCGTCGGAGCTGTTCAACTCGATCACCGTGCGCAAGACCGCGTCGGCCGATGTCGAGGAAGGCTCGCTGGGCGCGACCGTCGACCTGCAGACCGCGCGCCCGTTCGACTATAAGGACGATCTGACGATCGCCGGTTCGGGCGCCGTCGGCCTCAACGATTTCTCGAACGCGGTCGACCCCAAGCTGGCCGGCCTGATTTCGACCAAGCTGGCCGACGGCAAGGTCGGCATCCTCGTTTCAGCCGCCTATAGCGAGCGCGGTATCCGCGAAGAGGGTCCGTCGACCGTCCGTTGGGAACGCGGCACCGACAACGGCAATTTCGCCGCCGCCTCCACGCTGCCGCAGGGCGCGAGCCAGGGCTATGCCTTCTTCCACCCGCGCATCCCGCGTTACGACAGCCTGGTTTATAAGACCGAGCGTCTGGGCCTGACCGGCTCGCTCCAGTGGCAGCCGACCGACGCGACCCTGCTGACCTTCGACGCGCTCTATTCGCGCTTCAAGTCGAAGCGTGCAGAGCAGTATCTCGAGGCGATCAGCTTCAGCCGTTCGGGCACGGGCAAGCCGCAGACCGTGATCCTGCCGGGCGCCGTCGTCGACAGCACGAACAGCCTGGTCAAGGGCACGTTCAACAACGTCGATGTCCGCGTCGAGAGCCGCTATGACGAGCTGCAGACCGAGTTCCAGCAGTACACGCTGGCGCTGAAGCAGGATCTGGGCGAGCGCGCGCGGATCGACGTGCTGGGCGGCTATTCGAAGTCGGACTTCTCCAACCCGATCCAGACGACCGTCGCGCTCGATGCGAACAACGTCCAGGGTTACAGCTACGACTTCACCAACGGGCGCAACCCGACGTTCAACTATGGCAATCTGAACCCCGCCAATCCGAACGCCTACACGCTCGCCGAAATCCGCCTGCGCCCGCAGTTCGTGCAGAACGACTTCAAGGTCGGCCGCGCGCAGTTCGAGTTCGACGCGACCGACCAGATCAAGCTGCGCGTCGGCGGCGATTATAAGAAGTACGGTTTCGATTCGCAGGAATATCGCCGCGCAAGCGAAACGGCGGTGCCGACGCTGACGGCAGCACAGCTCGCCGCGCTGACCACCACTTACGCGATGAGCCCGGACACGCCGACCGGCGGCACCCCGCGCGCCTTCACCATCCCCAATCTGAACGCTTTCGCGGACAGCCTGGGCATCTATTCGAACAGCGGCACCTATGCGCTGACCGGTACGACCAACACCAACGCGCAGGGCAACTGGCGCGCGATCACCGAACGTGATCTGGGCGGCTATATCCAGGCAGCGTGGGACGTCGAAACCGACTTCGCCCGCATCCGCGGCGACGCGGGCGTGCGCTATGTCGACACCAAGCAGACCTCGTCGGGCTATACCGGCGGTGCGGCCGCGCTGCTCGTCACCGACAGCCGCAGCTATGGCCAGTGGCTCCCCTCGGCCAATGTCAGCTTCGAGTTTGATCGCAACTTCGTGGTCCGCGCAGCGGTCGCGCGGGTGATGACGCGTCCGAACCTGGGCAACCTCAACCCCACCGGCGCCTTCGCGGTGTCGGGTGGCAACCGCACCTACAATATCGGTAACCCCGACGTCGAACCGACGCTGGCGACCGATTACGACCTGTCGTTCGAATGGTATTTCGCCAAGGAATCGGCGATCGTCGTCGGCCTGTTCTATAAGGACATTTCCAGCTTCGTCGCGAACACCGCGCAGTCGATCCCGTTCAACCAGCTGGGCCTGCCCAATTCGCTGCTGACCGGCACCGGCGCGCTGCCGACCGACCTCGTCACCGTGACGCAGCCGGTCAATTCGAAGGGCGGCACGCTGAAGGGCGCCGAAATCGGCTTCCAGACGCCGTTCCGCTTCCTACCCGGCTTCCTGAGCAACCTCGGCATCCAGGCGAACTACACCTATGTGAAGTCGACGATCGAATATCCGCTGGCGACCGCCGCCGGCGCGCCGGTGGTGAAGCAGCCGCTGACCGATCTTTCGAAGCACAGCGCCAACGGCACGCTCTATTATGAAGACGAGCGTTTCAGCCTGCGCGGCTCGGTCGCCTATCGCAGCGGCTATCTGCAGGCGGGCGGCGTGCCCGGCCGCAACGGCGTGGCGCCGGGCGCAGGCCCGAACTTCAACACCAATGCGGGCCAGCCGACCTTCAACGACGTCGAAGGCGTGCATTCGACGATCAACGTCGACATGTCGGCTTCGGTGAAGATCAACGAATATGTCACGCTGACCGTCGAGGCGATCAACCTGACCGACCAATATGTCGATCAGTATATCGACAGCTCGGCCGATCGCCTGAGCGTCTATCACCATACCGGCCGCCAGTTCTATTTCGGCGGACGCTTCAAGTTCTGATCGGCCCCCACCCCGATCTGATACCTGCAAC contains:
- a CDS encoding cupin domain-containing protein, which encodes MTPLIALILAAAPPMAVIDERDVMRDEPVPHGAIGMSTAYRISDAVPQPRTMEFRKRVLHVGAAIGLHPIAHDEVYYVLSGEGVVSSDGVDKPLKPGMAAYLYTGANVGIRQTGKEPLALIISYPVAAK
- a CDS encoding pectate lyase family protein, with translation MMKRRSKLGLLLGAVVLASSGLSAAQPKPVSGVSAAPIAFPGAVGWAAKTPGGRGGRIIRVTTLASDGPGSFKAAIEAKGPRIVVFEVAGVIDLGRQGLKITEPYLTIAGQTAPSPGITLIRTGIDIATHDVIMRHIRVRTGVDGQPHLSGWEADALSTVAASNVIIDHCTFGWAIDENMSASGPRFTGKTPEEWRKGTSHDITFSYNIAAEGLANASHPKGEHSKGTLLHDNATNILIYRNIYAHNKERNPLLKGGVHAEVVNNIIYDPGERGIHYNLMALEWGEHPYQDGQLTAIGNVLRGGVSTAPGMPFLMLGGDGDLRYFGKDNIAVDKWGAALPMFGRYGETRAKLIEEKAPPTAWDGLDILPSRDVETHVLWHAGARPWDRDADDLRVLFFVAEGRGEIIDDEKLVGGYPQFKPTKAPFVEADWNLDTMEPKSGRYPGQKEAIAEHLSDRDKMMRQGGQ
- a CDS encoding TonB-dependent receptor, with the translated sequence MMKVIRSSRIDSRRYLLAAASVAAITLGATPAFAQEAPAEVADETAQEIVVTGFRQSLNSAIAAKREATGVVDVIKAEDIADFPDNNLAESIQRIPGIAINRDQGEGRNISVRGLGPIFTRVRINGIEGLSTTGGTDSSGGANRGRQFDFNTFASELFNSITVRKTASADVEEGSLGATVDLQTARPFDYKDDLTIAGSGAVGLNDFSNAVDPKLAGLISTKLADGKVGILVSAAYSERGIREEGPSTVRWERGTDNGNFAAASTLPQGASQGYAFFHPRIPRYDSLVYKTERLGLTGSLQWQPTDATLLTFDALYSRFKSKRAEQYLEAISFSRSGTGKPQTVILPGAVVDSTNSLVKGTFNNVDVRVESRYDELQTEFQQYTLALKQDLGERARIDVLGGYSKSDFSNPIQTTVALDANNVQGYSYDFTNGRNPTFNYGNLNPANPNAYTLAEIRLRPQFVQNDFKVGRAQFEFDATDQIKLRVGGDYKKYGFDSQEYRRASETAVPTLTAAQLAALTTTYAMSPDTPTGGTPRAFTIPNLNAFADSLGIYSNSGTYALTGTTNTNAQGNWRAITERDLGGYIQAAWDVETDFARIRGDAGVRYVDTKQTSSGYTGGAAALLVTDSRSYGQWLPSANVSFEFDRNFVVRAAVARVMTRPNLGNLNPTGAFAVSGGNRTYNIGNPDVEPTLATDYDLSFEWYFAKESAIVVGLFYKDISSFVANTAQSIPFNQLGLPNSLLTGTGALPTDLVTVTQPVNSKGGTLKGAEIGFQTPFRFLPGFLSNLGIQANYTYVKSTIEYPLATAAGAPVVKQPLTDLSKHSANGTLYYEDERFSLRGSVAYRSGYLQAGGVPGRNGVAPGAGPNFNTNAGQPTFNDVEGVHSTINVDMSASVKINEYVTLTVEAINLTDQYVDQYIDSSADRLSVYHHTGRQFYFGGRFKF
- a CDS encoding opacity protein, giving the protein MKIALIAAALAASIGSAAYAQDTSPDGSEPAVGFEPYVGILGGYHSLDRDSEFGSVPGRAGMGGALIEGVAGVNMPLGPVFVGVEGNVAKGFKDIDWEYGVKGRFGARAGQSGLIYASVGYQWVNGRKGFGDRSDMMYGVGVEVGPKDIGLAGVLGEGGPRLRLQADTYDFDSIRPMAGVVFAF